One part of the Streptomyces ferrugineus genome encodes these proteins:
- the purU gene encoding formyltetrahydrofolate deformylase — protein MSPRPQPGSEFVLTLSCPDQAGLVHAVTRFLVDHSGNILESRQFDDRLQDRFFMRVHFDVSDPGVSLQDLRTGFGPVSQTYGITWQLHDASTPTRTLIMVSKFGHCLNDLLFRKSTGALNIEIPAIVSNHREFEALAQSYGIPFHHIPVTKETKAEAEARLLELVDELDIDLVVLARYMQILSDDLCKQLDGRAINIHHSFLPSFKGARPYVQAHRRGVKLVGATAHYVTPDLDEGPIIEQDVVRVDHSRDPDELVTIGRDVEAQVLARAVEWHSQSRVLVNGNCTVVFR, from the coding sequence ATGTCTCCTCGACCGCAGCCCGGCAGCGAGTTCGTCCTCACCCTCTCGTGCCCCGACCAGGCCGGCCTCGTCCACGCCGTGACCCGCTTTCTCGTGGACCACTCCGGCAACATCCTGGAGAGCCGGCAGTTCGACGACCGGCTGCAGGACCGCTTCTTCATGCGGGTGCACTTCGACGTCTCGGATCCCGGCGTCTCGCTGCAGGACCTGCGCACCGGTTTCGGCCCGGTCAGCCAGACGTACGGGATCACCTGGCAACTGCACGACGCCTCGACCCCGACCCGCACGCTGATCATGGTGTCGAAGTTCGGCCACTGCCTGAACGACCTGCTCTTCCGCAAGTCCACGGGCGCGCTCAACATCGAGATCCCGGCGATCGTCTCCAACCACCGCGAATTCGAGGCACTGGCACAGAGCTACGGCATCCCCTTCCACCACATCCCGGTGACCAAGGAGACCAAGGCGGAGGCCGAGGCACGGCTGCTGGAGCTCGTGGATGAGCTGGACATCGACCTGGTGGTACTGGCCCGCTACATGCAGATCCTCTCCGACGACCTGTGCAAGCAGCTCGACGGCCGGGCCATCAACATCCACCACTCCTTCCTGCCGAGCTTCAAGGGCGCCCGGCCGTACGTCCAGGCACACCGGCGCGGCGTGAAGCTCGTCGGGGCCACGGCGCACTACGTCACGCCCGACCTCGACGAAGGCCCGATCATCGAGCAGGACGTCGTGCGCGTGGACCACTCGCGCGACCCTGACGAACTGGTCACCATCGGCCGCGATGTCGAGGCCCAGGTACTCGCCCGCGCCGTGGAGTGGCACAGCCAGAGCCGTGTACTCGTGAACGGGAACTGCACAGTGGTCTTCCGCTGA